CTTCGAAACGAGCAAATTCTACAACTGAAGCGTTCACTGAGTTCAAGTAAGCTTCAACTGTTTTGCTGTCGTCCATGATGTAAACTTGTGCAAGAAGTGTGTAAGCTTGGTCAACTTGAGTGTTGTCAAGCAAGAAGCGATCCATTTTACCTGGGATGATTTTGTCCCAGATTTTTTCTGGTTTGCCTTCTGCTGCCAATTCTGCTTTGATAGCTTCTTCAGCTGCTGCAATCACTTCGTCAGTCAATTGAGCTTTTGAACCGTATTTCAACAATGGCAATGCTGGTTTGTCAACCATTGCACGGCTTTCGTTGTCTTGTTCGATCTTGTGGTTGATTTGTGCCAACTCATCTTTAACGAATTGCTCATCCAATTCAGTGTAAGAAAGAACAGTTGGTTTCATCGCAGCGATGTGCATTGAGATTTGTTTTGCAAGAGTTTCGTCGCCACCTTCAACAACTGAGATAACACCGATACGGCCGCCGTTGTGTTGGTATGCACCGAATGCTTGAGCATCTGTTTTTTCAACCAAAGCAAAGCGACGGAATGAGATTTTCTCACCGATTGTTGCAGTTGCGTTTACGTATGCTTCTTCAAGGGTTTCACCTGAAGGCATAGTCAATTTAAGAGCTGCTTCGTTGTCAGCTGGTTTGCCTTCTGCAATTACTTTAGCAGTAGTGTTTACCAATTCAACGA
This region of Streptococcus suis genomic DNA includes:
- the tsf gene encoding translation elongation factor Ts; amino-acid sequence: MAEITAALVKELREKSGAGVMDAKKALVEVEGDIEKAIELLREKGMAKAAKKADRVAAEGLTGVYVDGNVAAVVEVNAETDFVAKNAQFVELVNTTAKVIAEGKPADNEAALKLTMPSGETLEEAYVNATATIGEKISFRRFALVEKTDAQAFGAYQHNGGRIGVISVVEGGDETLAKQISMHIAAMKPTVLSYTELDEQFVKDELAQINHKIEQDNESRAMVDKPALPLLKYGSKAQLTDEVIAAAEEAIKAELAAEGKPEKIWDKIIPGKMDRFLLDNTQVDQAYTLLAQVYIMDDSKTVEAYLNSVNASVVEFARFEVGEGIEKASNDFEAEVAATMAAALGK